A window of Bradyrhizobium diazoefficiens genomic DNA:
GGCATGGCGTTCGGCGATCCAAGGCCCTGAAAAGAGCATTTCACCGGCTTCGGCGAAAGGCGCGAACTCAATTTGCCTGGCTTGGCCTCCCAGTCCCGAAAGCCTCGTGCAGGCCTGCCTGTAAAGGTCATTGCATTCCGGCATGCCGCATGAATTCAGATGACCGACGGGGACCTGGCCGAACCGGAATTTGCAAGGAGATGGGGAGGACGAGGCGATCCGTTGGCGGCTATAAGGATCGCTGTCGTCGAATCCTTCGATCAACCCGAGCAGAATTCGACCCTCGGCAATGGAGTTGCAGAAAATCGAGGGGCAATCGAGCGTCGGACAGTTCGGCACAAGCCCCCGGGATGAGACTAGGCCGACGGTTGGCTTGATCCCGATGATCCCATTGAAGCCGGCGGGAATCCGGCCCGAGCCGCCGGTATCTGTGCCGAGGGCGAAAGCAACATGGCCGGATGCTACGGCAGCAGCCGAACCGGAGCTCGAACCGCCGGAGACATAGAGATCGTTGGCAGCGCTGGAACAGGCGCCATAGGGAGAGCGGGTGCCGGACAGTCCGGTTGCGAACTGATCCAGGTTGGTCTTGCCAAGACAGATCGCACCCGCGTCCGTCAATCTCTCAACGCATGTGGCCGATTGCGCAGCCACATATGCGAATGACGGACAGGCTGCTGTCGTTGGCATGTTCTCAACGTCAATATTGTCCTTGACGCCGAATGGCACGCCAAGGAGCGGCAGGACTTCGCCCTGCTCCGCTCGCCGCACAAGGGCGTCAGCCTCGGCCAGCGCCTCTTCTATAGGCCGCACATATATCCAGCAGTTGCGGCGCCGGTCCCGTTCGATGCGCTCATAGGCGGTTGTGATGATGGAGGTTAACTCGGCAGGCGAACGTAGGGGTCGATTTTGCGCAGATAAGATAGCTTGCGGCACGGAATAAGCTCCTGAGGCATGAC
This region includes:
- the atzF gene encoding allophanate hydrolase → MPQAILSAQNRPLRSPAELTSIITTAYERIERDRRRNCWIYVRPIEEALAEADALVRRAEQGEVLPLLGVPFGVKDNIDVENMPTTAACPSFAYVAAQSATCVERLTDAGAICLGKTNLDQFATGLSGTRSPYGACSSAANDLYVSGGSSSGSAAAVASGHVAFALGTDTGGSGRIPAGFNGIIGIKPTVGLVSSRGLVPNCPTLDCPSIFCNSIAEGRILLGLIEGFDDSDPYSRQRIASSSPSPCKFRFGQVPVGHLNSCGMPECNDLYRQACTRLSGLGGQARQIEFAPFAEAGEMLFSGPWIAERHAAISKLLDIDHGDLLDVIRNVLSAAARFSAIDAFAAQHRLLKLRRQIQSLFEEIDILVVPTAPRPFTISEMMEDPITLNSRLGYYSYFANLVDLCAVAVPNATLGNGMPMGITLLAPAWRDDALLELAERWLPDAKAGLFDLKVYPNAAS